In one window of Frigoriglobus tundricola DNA:
- a CDS encoding M67 family metallopeptidase, giving the protein MFSRLSVPDLLFEEVIAHARLELPNECCGLLAGHVAAGAGVVTTRFTIGNDANSPTEYETNPRDLLTAFRRLRGTGADLLAIYHSHPTSAPVPSRRDVERNTYGETVVHVIVSLAGAEPEVRGWLLTEAGGREVPLEVTHI; this is encoded by the coding sequence GTGTTTTCACGCCTCTCCGTCCCCGATCTGCTCTTCGAAGAGGTGATCGCCCACGCACGCCTCGAACTCCCCAACGAGTGTTGCGGGTTGCTCGCGGGCCACGTTGCGGCCGGCGCGGGTGTCGTCACAACACGGTTCACGATCGGCAACGACGCGAACAGCCCGACCGAGTACGAAACGAACCCCCGCGACCTGCTCACCGCGTTCCGCCGGCTGCGCGGAACCGGGGCCGATCTCCTCGCGATTTACCACTCGCACCCCACTTCCGCTCCGGTACCGAGTCGGCGCGACGTGGAGCGAAATACTTACGGCGAAACGGTCGTTCACGTGATCGTGAGCCTGGCCGGGGCCGAACCGGAGGTGCGCGGGTGGTTGCTGACGGAAGCGGGCGGCCGCGAAGTGCCCCTTGAAGTCACGCACATTTGA
- a CDS encoding RNA polymerase sigma factor, which produces MLTRVRLPNPLAVLDDRALIARFADERDQPAFEQLVKRHGGLVFGVCRRAVRDLHLAEDAFQAVFLVLARNPRGALAAESVGGWLFGVARRVGSAAKRHEQRREKRELRANSHPPTASGAQVESGEWLRVLDEELVALPDDVREALVACFLEERTQDEAARELGWSVSTLRRRLDRGKELLRARLARRGVTLGGGLLVAAVATPARATVPAVKAPAAISQRSAALAAKVLRRGIGAKLGAWVAAVLASGGLVFAAVGDSEAPQTVSALAARPAPAIAPVPTTPVAPKWVTVSGRVAFPNDRVLPKPRPVLDQTVKDAAVWQPFAPLHYEDTRVHHETRGIANVIVYLRPDSDDRKSEFPPDQVHPGLKRPAPADHTVRATAGQFAPRVLAVRAGDRVAFSNQLPVPTNVRYDSSGPHAFNVLIGRGMEQVTKPLTATRLPDRYVSGIYPWMAGCVWAFDHPYFAVTDTSGRFELPHVPVGRWRVVLWHEVAGPLRTGGRLGTTLRVPASPTGRYEIDSLVFESPDWPE; this is translated from the coding sequence ATGCTGACCCGCGTCCGACTGCCGAACCCGCTCGCCGTGCTGGACGATCGCGCGTTGATCGCGCGCTTCGCGGACGAGCGCGACCAGCCGGCGTTCGAGCAGTTGGTGAAGCGGCACGGCGGGCTCGTGTTCGGCGTGTGCAGACGGGCCGTACGCGACCTCCACCTCGCGGAAGACGCGTTCCAGGCCGTTTTCCTGGTCCTGGCTCGTAACCCCCGCGGCGCGCTGGCGGCCGAGTCCGTCGGCGGGTGGCTGTTCGGTGTGGCCCGCCGCGTCGGTTCGGCGGCCAAGCGGCACGAACAGCGTCGCGAGAAGCGCGAACTTCGAGCGAACTCGCACCCGCCGACAGCGAGCGGTGCGCAAGTCGAATCGGGCGAATGGCTTCGCGTGCTGGATGAGGAACTGGTCGCACTCCCGGATGACGTCCGCGAGGCGCTGGTGGCGTGCTTCCTCGAAGAGCGGACCCAGGACGAAGCCGCCCGTGAACTCGGCTGGAGCGTGAGTACGCTGCGCCGACGGCTCGACCGCGGAAAAGAGTTGCTCCGCGCGCGACTGGCACGCCGGGGCGTGACACTGGGGGGCGGGTTGCTCGTGGCGGCCGTTGCCACGCCGGCTCGCGCCACGGTTCCCGCTGTCAAAGCGCCGGCCGCGATTTCCCAGCGGAGCGCGGCACTCGCGGCCAAAGTTCTGCGGCGGGGAATCGGGGCGAAACTCGGCGCCTGGGTGGCCGCGGTGCTCGCGAGCGGCGGGTTGGTATTCGCCGCGGTCGGCGATTCCGAAGCGCCCCAGACCGTATCCGCTTTGGCCGCCAGACCCGCTCCGGCGATCGCGCCCGTGCCGACCACGCCTGTGGCTCCTAAATGGGTCACGGTGTCGGGTCGCGTGGCGTTCCCGAACGACCGCGTCCTACCGAAGCCGCGGCCGGTACTCGATCAGACCGTCAAAGACGCGGCCGTGTGGCAACCGTTCGCGCCCCTGCACTACGAAGACACGCGGGTTCACCACGAGACCCGCGGCATCGCGAACGTCATCGTCTACCTCCGGCCGGATTCGGACGACCGCAAGTCCGAGTTCCCCCCGGATCAAGTGCATCCGGGCCTGAAACGTCCCGCGCCGGCGGACCACACCGTTCGCGCGACGGCCGGCCAGTTCGCACCGCGGGTGCTCGCGGTTCGGGCCGGCGACCGGGTCGCTTTCTCCAACCAGTTGCCGGTGCCGACGAACGTCCGGTACGACTCGTCGGGGCCGCACGCGTTCAACGTCCTGATCGGGCGGGGAATGGAGCAGGTCACGAAGCCGCTCACCGCGACCCGCCTGCCCGACCGCTACGTGTCGGGTATCTACCCGTGGATGGCCGGGTGCGTGTGGGCGTTTGATCACCCCTACTTCGCGGTGACCGACACCAGTGGCCGGTTCGAACTCCCGCACGTTCCGGTCGGGCGGTGGCGGGTGGTGCTGTGGCACGAGGTCGCCGGTCCCCTCCGCACGGGGGGCCGACTGGGTACGACTCTGAGGGTCCCCGCCAGTCCCACCGGGCGGTACGAGATCGATTCGCTCGTCTTCGAGAGCCCCGACTGGCCCGAGTAG
- a CDS encoding prenyltransferase/squalene oxidase repeat-containing protein has protein sequence MSEKNTTAVPSANGKPAAAAVIRRLDAAEESAQERLIKKHVPAWVVSGAVHVTVIALMILFLPSRVAPAKPVEKVLATTADKTDEPDDENLTNTDPGIDPNIESALPDSARLDKQTVDAAVSTDNVGQPNAADTDTTALAVPGLNASDFSAPGVTGDTGSFMSGTGGNKGDSLNTFPGRSGATKSKLLREGGGNAESERAVALGLAWLATKQKSDGGWEYDMGKKEHRAAATGMALLPFLAAGETHKPSKDKEMKYQKTVNDGLGYLMKACPLVGASAGRISENMYEQAIATVPLCEAFGMTKDPVLKPYAQAAINYIQKSQGPNGSWGYGSGTNGDTSIVGWQVQALAAAKLSKDLVVDDRVVKKAVKFLDLVAGGSRKSMYGYSETATAKPGTGLTAVGLLCRYYIDGWGPNQPGMNDGVAGLMKNPPTAGPVRDMYYYYYATQVVHFSEGEDWKTWNEGPKQEDGTRKGGMRDWLVKSQQRKDGANLGSWDPEGGGGWIGTNCGRLGTTAMCLLTLEVYYRHLPLYKRDNGAVKILEDK, from the coding sequence GTGAGTGAGAAGAACACAACCGCGGTGCCGAGCGCGAACGGCAAGCCGGCCGCCGCCGCCGTGATCCGCCGCCTCGACGCGGCCGAGGAGTCCGCGCAGGAGCGGCTCATCAAGAAACACGTTCCGGCGTGGGTGGTCAGCGGGGCGGTTCACGTGACCGTGATCGCCCTGATGATCCTGTTCCTCCCGTCGCGGGTGGCCCCGGCCAAACCGGTCGAGAAGGTCCTCGCCACCACCGCCGATAAAACCGACGAACCGGACGACGAGAACCTGACCAACACCGATCCCGGCATCGACCCGAACATCGAAAGCGCTCTGCCCGACAGCGCCCGGCTGGACAAGCAGACCGTTGACGCCGCCGTCTCGACCGACAACGTCGGCCAGCCGAACGCCGCAGACACCGACACCACGGCCCTGGCCGTCCCCGGCCTGAACGCGTCGGACTTTTCGGCCCCCGGCGTGACCGGCGACACCGGCAGCTTCATGAGCGGCACCGGGGGCAACAAGGGCGACTCGCTCAACACGTTCCCCGGCCGCAGCGGGGCGACCAAGAGCAAACTGCTCCGCGAGGGCGGCGGCAACGCCGAGAGCGAGCGGGCCGTCGCGCTGGGCCTCGCGTGGCTCGCCACGAAACAGAAATCGGACGGGGGCTGGGAGTACGACATGGGGAAGAAGGAGCACCGGGCGGCGGCGACCGGCATGGCCCTGTTGCCGTTCCTCGCGGCCGGTGAGACGCACAAGCCGTCCAAGGACAAGGAGATGAAGTACCAGAAGACCGTTAACGACGGTCTGGGCTACCTGATGAAGGCCTGTCCCCTGGTCGGCGCGAGCGCGGGCCGCATCAGTGAAAACATGTACGAGCAGGCCATCGCGACGGTCCCCTTGTGCGAAGCGTTCGGGATGACCAAGGACCCGGTTCTGAAGCCCTACGCCCAGGCCGCAATCAACTACATTCAGAAGTCCCAAGGCCCGAACGGGAGCTGGGGCTACGGCTCCGGCACCAACGGCGATACGTCCATCGTCGGCTGGCAGGTTCAGGCGCTCGCCGCCGCGAAACTGTCGAAGGATCTCGTGGTGGACGATCGCGTCGTCAAGAAAGCGGTCAAGTTCCTGGACCTCGTCGCCGGCGGCTCGCGGAAGTCGATGTACGGCTACTCCGAAACCGCTACCGCGAAGCCGGGCACCGGGCTCACGGCAGTCGGGCTGCTGTGCCGCTACTACATTGACGGGTGGGGGCCGAACCAGCCCGGCATGAATGACGGCGTGGCCGGGCTGATGAAGAACCCGCCCACCGCCGGCCCCGTCCGCGACATGTACTACTACTATTACGCCACCCAGGTCGTTCACTTCAGTGAGGGCGAGGACTGGAAGACCTGGAACGAGGGGCCCAAGCAAGAAGACGGCACCCGGAAGGGCGGAATGCGCGACTGGCTGGTCAAATCTCAGCAGCGCAAAGACGGCGCCAACCTGGGCAGTTGGGACCCCGAGGGCGGCGGGGGATGGATCGGCACGAACTGCGGCCGACTCGGGACCACGGCCATGTGCCTTCTGACCCTCGAGGTGTATTACCGCCACCTGCCGCTGTACAAGCGCGACAACGGCGCGGTCAAGATTCTCGAAGACAAGTAG